A genome region from Scyliorhinus torazame isolate Kashiwa2021f chromosome 13, sScyTor2.1, whole genome shotgun sequence includes the following:
- the ube2na gene encoding ubiquitin-conjugating enzyme E2Na yields MATGLPKRITKETQRLHAEPVPGIKAEADECNARYFHVVIAGPQDSPFEGGTFKLELFLPEEYPMAAPKVRFMTKIYHPNVDKLGRICLDILKDKWSPALQIRTVLLSIQALLSAPNPDDPLANDVAEQWKSNEAQAIETARTWTRLYASGNSNSR; encoded by the exons GAGACCCAGCGTTTGCATGCAGAGCCGGTGCCTGGTATAAAGGCTGAAGCTGATGAATGCAATGCACGCTACTTTCATGTTGTTATAGCTGGTCCACAGGACTCGCCATTTGAGGGTGGAACTTTTAAACTTGAACTATTTCTTCCAGAAGAATATCCTATGGCGGCTCCAAAAGTTCGCTTTATGACCAAAATATATCACCCAAATGTAGACAAGCTGGGCAGAATCTGTTTAGATATTCTGAAAG ATAAATGGTCCCCAGCTTTGCAGATTCGTACAGTACTGCTATCAATCCAGGCATTGTTAAGTGCTCCAAATCCAGATGATCCATTAGCAAATGACGTAGCTGAACAGTGGAAGAGCAACGAAGCCCAGGCGATAGAAACAG CCAGAACATGGACTAGGCTATATGCCAGTGGGAACAGCAATTCCAGATGA